One stretch of Bacteroidales bacterium DNA includes these proteins:
- a CDS encoding (Fe-S)-binding protein, with protein MENIADYKEIAEIIKEKGGDAFKFCYQCGKCDVVCPWNQLRHFSMRKIVREATFGMSEIEGEEIWRCTTCGKCSKVCPRDVRQVESGIALRRIATEYGIYPASANPIRSIRSSLKAEGNPFFADRKKRADWTEGLAVKEFTGDMEILYFPGCYLSYDPRLKKVAAATANILKKAGVNFGILGSRENCCGESIRKTGDEELFKHLAKENIKTFIDNGVKRILVSSPHCYHTFKNEYPEFMVHFEVVHIAQYLSELINEGRLELIKEYGKKVTYHDPCYLGRHNGIYDEPRKVLQKISALELIEMADSMEDSLCCGGGGGRIWMDTPKGERFSDLRIEQAIETGAEVMVTSCPYCIANFEDSLLSRKDSKAIEIKDITEIIQEVIS; from the coding sequence ATGGAAAATATAGCCGACTACAAAGAGATCGCTGAGATCATAAAGGAAAAGGGTGGAGATGCTTTCAAATTTTGCTACCAGTGCGGGAAATGCGATGTTGTTTGTCCATGGAATCAATTGAGACATTTCAGTATGCGCAAAATAGTCCGGGAGGCTACTTTCGGTATGTCTGAGATAGAAGGTGAAGAAATTTGGCGATGCACTACCTGCGGAAAATGCTCCAAGGTGTGTCCCAGAGACGTGAGACAGGTAGAATCGGGGATAGCCTTGCGCAGGATTGCAACTGAATATGGTATTTATCCGGCTTCCGCCAATCCTATCCGTTCCATAAGATCAAGCCTAAAAGCTGAAGGTAACCCTTTCTTTGCAGACCGAAAAAAGAGGGCAGATTGGACAGAAGGCCTTGCTGTAAAAGAGTTCACAGGGGACATGGAAATTTTATATTTTCCCGGTTGCTATCTCAGTTATGACCCAAGATTAAAAAAGGTAGCCGCCGCCACAGCCAATATCCTTAAAAAAGCAGGAGTAAATTTCGGGATACTGGGCTCCAGGGAGAATTGCTGTGGAGAAAGTATCCGCAAAACGGGTGACGAGGAATTATTCAAACATTTAGCGAAAGAGAACATCAAAACCTTTATTGATAATGGTGTGAAGAGAATTCTTGTTTCTTCCCCTCATTGCTACCATACTTTTAAAAACGAGTATCCTGAATTTATGGTACACTTTGAGGTGGTCCATATCGCCCAATATTTATCCGAGCTTATTAATGAGGGAAGGCTTGAGCTTATCAAGGAGTATGGGAAAAAAGTTACATATCATGATCCATGTTACCTGGGCCGGCATAATGGCATTTATGATGAACCCCGAAAGGTATTACAGAAAATATCTGCTTTAGAACTGATCGAGATGGCTGATTCGATGGAAGATAGCCTGTGCTGTGGTGGTGGTGGTGGCAGGATTTGGATGGACACTCCAAAGGGTGAAAGATTCTCCGACCTTAGAATAGAACAAGCTATAGAGACCGGGGCTGAAGTGATGGTTACTTCCTGCCCATATTGCATCGCCAATTTTGAAGATAGCTTGTTGTCCCGGAAGGATAGTAAAGCCATCGAGATAAAAGACATAACAGAAATTATTCAGGAAGTGATCTCCTGA